The following nucleotide sequence is from Nautilia sp. PV-1.
CGGTAATTTCGTCAACTAATTCTTTATATACCACTTTTCCGTCTTTTCCTACTACGAATACAGCTCTTGCACTTAATCCTCTTAACGGTCCTTCTGCTATAAGTGTTCCGTATGCAGCTGAGAAACATTTGTCTCTGAAGTCGCTAAGTACTTGAAGATTTTCAATTCCTTCAGTTGAACAGAATCTTTTTGCGGCAAACGGCAAATCCATAGATACAACATATACAGTCGCTCCTTCAACAGATGCCGCTTGATTGTTAAATTTAGCAGTCTCCATTGCACATACAGGAGTGTCTAGACTAGGCACGGCTACGATTAACTGAGCTTTGTCCTGAGCTCCTCCTACAGTTACCTCTTCTAATCCTCTGTTCGGAAGCGTTACAACCGGTGCATTGTCTCCTACGTTTACCTGATTTCCGTAA
It contains:
- the tpx gene encoding thiol peroxidase; this translates as MPTLTKLKGNDVALYGNQVNVGDNAPVVTLPNRGLEEVTVGGAQDKAQLIVAVPSLDTPVCAMETAKFNNQAASVEGATVYVVSMDLPFAAKRFCSTEGIENLQVLSDFRDKCFSAAYGTLIAEGPLRGLSARAVFVVGKDGKVVYKELVDEITAEPDYEAALNALKEAAAK